Proteins encoded by one window of Chondromyces crocatus:
- the rpoZ gene encoding DNA-directed RNA polymerase subunit omega: MARVTVEDCLEREENRFALVILAAQRTRQLMKGADAEVRTKNKPAVTALREIAAGKVHFNRSSHEVVNEWLKQVGVANR; this comes from the coding sequence ATGGCTCGTGTGACCGTCGAAGACTGCCTGGAGCGTGAAGAGAACCGGTTCGCCCTGGTGATCCTGGCTGCGCAGCGAACGCGCCAGCTGATGAAGGGCGCGGACGCCGAGGTTCGAACGAAGAACAAGCCGGCTGTGACGGCTCTTCGTGAAATCGCTGCCGGCAAAGTCCACTTCAACCGCAGCTCGCACGAAGTGGTGAACGAGTGGCTCAAGCAAGTCGGGGTCGCGAATCGGTAG
- a CDS encoding protein kinase domain-containing protein: MKLGQTREARALALAAVRRGFIAPEALWDTACRVALGSGTSASELVEQLLTQEQLDQLMDELSSEGVQPAIQATPEAGTASMTTSAAAATSQSASLSARPAETRLSEEISRTARYQLGNSLGTGGAGNVVKARDQEIGRVVALKMLLPGVTDEPGVVERFMAEARITAQLEHPNIIPVYDLGRLAEGLPFYTMRVVKQQSLQDVLASHELRRQWSLVRLMGAFVQVSRALAYAHRRGVIHRDIKPENVLLGDYGEIYLADWGNAKPLSCRVDSAPDSRSMSSEPLRLDGFGRAFDRKGGGTLPSGLSGTPGYIAPEQIRGDHDRIDHRVDIFALGVVLYEILTGEHPFDAPTVLAVILATQTREPRPPRTIVPSCPLILEDLCMAMLAKDPSKRPASADVVAAEVDAFLEGAKERSRRREEAGKLCALAKTPLQRDHDLTAERQWLQEEARRLLQDVKGHEPIERKRAGWELEDRAAEVEREQARANAEAIDLYTKALAYDPDSSEARAGLADLYWKRAQRADEERRQAERIYYEALVSEFDVGTYAALLKADAAISIDTWPSGAAVLAYRYVEKDRVLVASDERYLGRTPLRDARLSPGSYLFVLKRAGYRDVRYPVLLKRGDHHHAEVNLFTDAEIGDGFIYVPGGTFIAGGDPDAIESLRRTDLVVPDFAIAKFPVTFREYCDFLNDLETRDLGFALKRAPHDTRGSEGYVVQPANGGGWEPIPTVLEGETRKLYPAEKGHLWNLPVFLIDWFDAVAYCRYRSEKEGAEIRLPSEMEWEKAARGADGRFYPWGDHFDSTFCLMRTSRPFIPQPEPVGTFVADVSPYGVRDMAGGMREWVGDIYGEKTWADALGEPEPSVDVERDASTWRVFRSGNWASDDQRCRSASRARFFALTRNTNLSFRVVKVLSRKPLD; the protein is encoded by the coding sequence GTGAAGCTCGGTCAGACCCGTGAGGCTCGCGCCCTGGCACTCGCCGCGGTGAGGCGAGGGTTCATCGCCCCAGAGGCACTCTGGGACACCGCCTGCAGGGTGGCGCTCGGCAGCGGAACGTCTGCGAGCGAGCTGGTCGAGCAGCTGCTCACGCAGGAGCAGCTCGACCAGCTCATGGACGAGCTTTCGAGTGAAGGTGTCCAACCTGCCATCCAGGCCACCCCTGAGGCGGGGACCGCTTCGATGACCACCTCGGCGGCGGCGGCGACGTCACAAAGTGCATCGCTCTCGGCGCGCCCTGCGGAGACCAGGCTCTCGGAGGAGATCTCTCGGACGGCCCGCTACCAGCTCGGCAACTCGCTCGGCACGGGCGGTGCTGGCAATGTCGTCAAGGCGCGCGACCAGGAGATCGGCCGTGTCGTCGCACTGAAGATGCTGCTGCCTGGCGTGACGGACGAGCCTGGCGTGGTGGAGCGCTTCATGGCGGAGGCACGCATCACCGCTCAGCTCGAGCACCCCAACATCATCCCGGTCTACGATCTCGGTCGGCTGGCCGAAGGGTTGCCGTTCTACACGATGCGCGTCGTCAAGCAGCAGAGCTTGCAAGACGTGCTTGCCAGTCACGAGCTACGGCGACAGTGGTCCCTGGTCCGGCTCATGGGCGCCTTCGTCCAGGTCTCGCGTGCGCTCGCCTATGCCCATCGGCGGGGCGTCATCCATCGCGACATCAAGCCTGAGAACGTGCTCCTGGGCGATTACGGCGAGATTTATCTCGCGGACTGGGGGAACGCGAAGCCCCTGTCCTGTCGGGTCGACAGTGCGCCCGACTCACGATCGATGAGCAGCGAACCGCTGCGCCTGGACGGCTTCGGCCGTGCGTTCGATCGGAAGGGGGGAGGGACCTTGCCCAGCGGACTCTCCGGGACACCTGGCTACATCGCGCCCGAGCAGATCCGCGGAGATCACGACCGCATCGACCACCGGGTCGACATCTTCGCGCTGGGGGTCGTGCTGTACGAGATCCTGACCGGCGAACATCCCTTCGACGCTCCGACGGTCCTTGCGGTCATTCTGGCCACGCAGACGCGAGAGCCCAGGCCACCTCGTACGATCGTTCCCAGCTGCCCGCTCATCCTCGAGGACCTGTGCATGGCGATGCTGGCCAAGGATCCTTCGAAGCGACCTGCGTCCGCCGACGTGGTCGCCGCCGAAGTCGATGCCTTCCTCGAGGGCGCCAAGGAACGCTCTCGGCGTCGCGAGGAGGCAGGGAAACTCTGCGCCCTGGCGAAGACGCCCTTGCAGCGGGACCACGACCTCACCGCGGAGCGTCAGTGGCTTCAGGAGGAAGCCCGTCGGCTGCTCCAGGACGTCAAAGGCCACGAGCCCATCGAGCGAAAACGCGCCGGCTGGGAGCTGGAAGACCGGGCAGCAGAGGTGGAGCGAGAGCAGGCGCGCGCGAACGCGGAGGCCATCGACCTCTACACCAAGGCCCTGGCCTACGATCCCGACTCGTCCGAGGCCCGAGCGGGTCTGGCAGACCTGTACTGGAAGAGGGCTCAGCGCGCCGATGAAGAGCGGCGGCAGGCCGAGCGCATTTACTACGAAGCTCTCGTCTCCGAGTTCGATGTGGGCACCTACGCTGCCCTGCTCAAAGCGGATGCGGCGATCTCGATTGACACCTGGCCCAGCGGCGCGGCCGTGCTCGCTTACCGGTACGTGGAGAAAGATCGCGTCCTCGTGGCGAGCGACGAGCGCTATCTGGGCCGCACGCCCCTCCGCGACGCCCGCCTCAGCCCTGGGAGCTACCTGTTCGTGCTCAAGCGCGCGGGATACCGTGATGTGCGGTACCCCGTCCTGCTGAAGCGGGGCGACCACCACCACGCCGAGGTGAATCTGTTCACCGACGCCGAGATTGGCGACGGGTTCATCTATGTACCCGGAGGCACCTTCATCGCCGGAGGCGATCCCGACGCGATCGAGTCACTGCGGCGCACCGATCTCGTGGTCCCGGACTTTGCCATTGCAAAATTTCCCGTCACGTTCCGCGAATACTGTGACTTCCTCAATGACCTCGAGACGAGGGACCTCGGTTTTGCCCTGAAGCGAGCGCCTCACGACACGCGCGGCTCGGAGGGCTATGTCGTCCAGCCAGCGAATGGTGGGGGGTGGGAGCCGATCCCGACGGTTCTCGAAGGCGAGACGCGCAAGCTCTACCCTGCGGAGAAGGGGCACCTGTGGAACCTGCCGGTGTTCCTCATCGACTGGTTCGACGCGGTCGCCTACTGCCGGTACCGCTCCGAGAAGGAAGGAGCCGAGATCCGCCTCCCCAGCGAGATGGAATGGGAGAAGGCCGCCCGCGGAGCGGACGGGAGATTCTATCCCTGGGGGGACCACTTCGACTCGACCTTCTGCCTGATGAGGACGTCGAGACCCTTCATCCCGCAACCCGAGCCGGTGGGGACGTTCGTTGCGGATGTCTCGCCCTACGGCGTCCGCGACATGGCTGGCGGCATGCGGGAGTGGGTGGGCGACATTTACGGAGAGAAGACCTGGGCCGATGCGCTCGGCGAGCCCGAGCCGAGTGTCGATGTCGAGCGGGATGCGTCGACCTGGCGCGTCTTTCGCTCGGGAAATTGGGCCAGCGACGATCAGCGCTGCAGGAGCGCGTCGCGCGCTCGCTTCTTTGCGCTGACCCGCAACACCAACCTCTCGTTCCGGGTGGTGAAGGTGCTGTCGCGAAAGCCTCTAGATTGA
- a CDS encoding peptidyl-prolyl cis-trans isomerase, with protein MSGSRYLPTLLAAAVSLGLLGCNEKAVEQLPDAGASAFGLSAEQSSRVLAKVGDRVITLGDFAAALDQMDQFDRLRYQSKERRRELLSELVDVELLAMEAQRRGLDKEPDVQDALRQTMRDAILAQERRSLPAPAEISAEEVRAYFDANSDKFVEPERRRLAAIVLKSRADAEKVLKEAQKANTAIAWGELFFKQSISAPKVRDANAPVDLAGDLGIVGPPGDARGGNPQIPEPLRVAAFQIGNVGEVAPEVLEAQGKYYVIRMTGITAGHRRTLAEADRSIRVALLQRKTQEQEASLRESLKQKIRVEVDEAALASVKLPDPATAGPYPGYQPPSAPTSLPSEGGTKHGNGGN; from the coding sequence ATGTCCGGCTCACGCTACCTGCCGACGCTCCTCGCCGCCGCGGTGTCGCTAGGGCTTCTGGGCTGCAACGAGAAGGCGGTCGAGCAGCTCCCGGACGCTGGCGCGTCGGCCTTCGGTTTGTCGGCGGAGCAGTCGTCGCGGGTGCTGGCCAAGGTGGGTGATCGGGTCATCACCCTGGGCGACTTCGCGGCGGCGCTGGATCAGATGGACCAGTTCGACCGCCTTCGATACCAGTCGAAAGAGCGACGGCGCGAGCTTCTCAGTGAACTGGTCGACGTCGAGCTGCTGGCGATGGAGGCGCAACGGCGCGGCCTCGACAAGGAGCCGGACGTGCAGGACGCGCTCCGACAGACGATGCGCGATGCCATCCTCGCCCAGGAGCGACGGTCATTGCCCGCTCCTGCGGAGATCTCGGCCGAGGAGGTTCGCGCCTATTTCGACGCAAACAGCGACAAGTTCGTGGAACCAGAGCGGCGACGGCTGGCGGCGATCGTTCTCAAGAGCCGTGCCGATGCCGAGAAGGTCCTGAAAGAGGCCCAGAAGGCGAACACCGCCATCGCCTGGGGCGAGCTGTTTTTCAAGCAGTCCATTTCGGCACCGAAGGTCCGAGACGCGAATGCGCCCGTCGATCTGGCAGGCGACCTCGGAATCGTCGGACCACCCGGAGACGCGCGCGGGGGCAATCCACAGATCCCGGAGCCCTTGCGCGTGGCGGCGTTCCAGATCGGGAATGTGGGTGAGGTGGCGCCAGAGGTCCTCGAGGCCCAAGGGAAGTACTACGTCATCCGGATGACGGGGATCACCGCAGGGCACCGGAGGACGCTGGCCGAGGCAGACCGATCGATCCGGGTCGCTCTCCTGCAGCGAAAGACCCAGGAGCAGGAGGCTTCCTTGAGGGAGTCGCTGAAGCAGAAGATCCGCGTCGAAGTGGACGAGGCGGCGCTCGCCTCGGTGAAGCTGCCAGATCCTGCGACGGCGGGCCCCTATCCAGGCTATCAGCCGCCCTCGGCGCCTACCTCCCTGCCCTCCGAAGGGGGCACCAAGCATGGAAACGGCGGAAACTGA
- a CDS encoding class I SAM-dependent methyltransferase has protein sequence MTRHPEDAELEAGTSAHYEDPAYYQQTYARRTEDVAYYVDLASKHGGPILEVGCGNGRITLPIARLGLDIVGVDRSAPMLDDLRRRMQQEPTHTVDRIDVRRGDMRRLRLGRRFPLVICPFNAFLHLYERKDVEAFLARTREHLTPNGSLVFDVSMPQPSELARDPARAYSTPRFRYPDASSSSMLVRYSERFDYDKLRQVLFVAMEFSPVNGGDSWMTPLAHRQFHPQELEALLHYNGFRITSLEGDFEGSAATSDSESLVFHCKLRRGWRPA, from the coding sequence GTGACGCGTCATCCTGAGGACGCCGAGCTAGAGGCTGGCACCTCGGCTCATTACGAAGATCCTGCCTACTACCAGCAGACCTACGCCCGTCGCACGGAAGACGTCGCGTACTATGTCGACCTGGCCAGCAAGCACGGTGGACCGATCCTGGAGGTTGGTTGCGGAAACGGCCGCATCACCTTGCCCATTGCCCGCCTCGGCCTCGATATCGTCGGCGTCGACCGCTCAGCGCCCATGCTGGACGACCTTCGACGTCGGATGCAGCAAGAGCCGACCCACACCGTCGATCGAATCGACGTGCGGCGTGGTGACATGCGCCGACTGCGCCTGGGCCGCCGCTTTCCCCTGGTGATCTGTCCCTTCAATGCGTTCCTGCATCTCTATGAGAGGAAGGATGTCGAGGCATTCCTCGCCCGCACGAGGGAGCACCTCACTCCGAACGGGAGCCTGGTCTTCGACGTCTCCATGCCGCAGCCTTCAGAGCTCGCACGCGATCCTGCCCGCGCTTACTCGACGCCGCGGTTCCGCTATCCCGACGCCTCCAGCAGCTCGATGCTGGTTCGGTATTCGGAGCGCTTCGATTACGACAAACTCCGCCAGGTTCTGTTCGTCGCGATGGAGTTCTCCCCTGTGAACGGTGGCGACTCCTGGATGACCCCGCTGGCGCACCGTCAGTTCCATCCCCAGGAGCTGGAGGCGCTCCTCCATTACAATGGCTTTCGCATCACCTCCCTCGAAGGCGATTTCGAAGGCTCGGCAGCGACGAGCGACTCGGAGTCGCTCGTGTTCCATTGCAAGCTCCGGCGAGGCTGGCGTCCAGCGTGA
- a CDS encoding metallophosphoesterase family protein — protein sequence MRLGIFSDTHANYEALSAVLEAYRKERIDVYYCLGDTVGYGGSPNECADLVRKISRKTILGNHDAAVAGRMDYSYYYEAARHALDAHASMLSPENTAWLKSLTYMEKLPDIGVDLCHGSPVRLEEFEYIFAPEQARECLPMYGELGHITLIGHSHLCKVFALTPTTVEELPAVDFTLDSNRKYIVSVGSVGQPRDYDNRASYTIYDSDAKRFEFRRVEYDIESAAEKVLRAKLERNFAHRLYIGV from the coding sequence ATGAGACTCGGGATCTTCAGCGACACGCACGCCAACTACGAGGCGCTCAGCGCTGTTCTCGAGGCGTATAGGAAAGAACGTATCGACGTTTACTATTGCCTCGGGGATACCGTCGGCTACGGCGGCTCGCCCAACGAGTGCGCCGACCTCGTTCGGAAAATTTCACGCAAGACCATCCTTGGCAACCATGACGCAGCGGTCGCTGGTCGCATGGACTACTCATATTATTATGAGGCAGCCCGCCATGCGCTCGACGCCCACGCGTCAATGCTGTCGCCAGAGAACACGGCCTGGCTGAAAAGTCTCACGTACATGGAGAAGCTGCCGGACATCGGCGTCGATCTCTGTCACGGCTCCCCAGTACGCCTCGAAGAGTTCGAGTACATCTTCGCTCCCGAGCAAGCACGTGAGTGTTTGCCGATGTACGGTGAACTCGGTCACATCACCCTCATCGGGCACTCTCATCTCTGCAAGGTTTTCGCGCTGACACCCACGACGGTGGAAGAGCTGCCGGCAGTCGATTTCACGCTCGATTCGAACCGCAAATACATCGTCAGTGTCGGCTCTGTGGGTCAGCCTCGCGATTACGACAATCGCGCGAGCTACACGATCTACGACAGCGACGCCAAACGGTTCGAGTTCCGTCGCGTCGAGTACGACATCGAGAGCGCTGCGGAGAAGGTCCTCCGCGCCAAGCTCGAACGCAACTTCGCGCACCGACTCTACATCGGCGTCTGA
- the pyrH gene encoding UMP kinase, with product MTEEKDSILPPSPSLAAGLKYRRIVLKISGEALCGEEGGFGIRPETLHRVAAEIAELQRLGVQIGIVVGGGNIFRGLKGASAGMDRSQSDYMGMLATVINSLALQDSLEKASVSTRVMTALEIRQIAEPYIRRRAMRHLEKGSVVIFAAGTGNPYFSTDTAAALRAMEVQAQALFKATKVEGIYDRDPRRHEDAQMFTRLTYDRFLVDKIGVMDSTAVTLCRENRLPIRVFKLTTRGNILRVCRGEDIGTVVEEEA from the coding sequence GTGACTGAAGAGAAGGACTCCATTCTCCCGCCGTCTCCCAGTCTGGCCGCCGGACTCAAGTACCGACGAATCGTTCTGAAGATCAGTGGCGAAGCCCTCTGCGGCGAAGAGGGAGGATTCGGGATCCGACCCGAGACCCTGCATCGTGTGGCCGCAGAGATCGCCGAGCTTCAGCGATTGGGTGTCCAGATAGGCATCGTCGTGGGAGGCGGAAACATTTTCCGCGGGCTGAAGGGCGCGAGCGCCGGGATGGATCGCTCCCAGAGCGACTACATGGGGATGCTCGCCACCGTCATCAATTCGCTGGCCTTGCAGGATTCCCTCGAAAAAGCGTCGGTGTCCACGCGCGTGATGACGGCCCTGGAGATCCGACAGATTGCCGAGCCCTACATCCGACGGCGCGCGATGCGTCACCTGGAGAAGGGATCGGTCGTGATCTTCGCCGCTGGCACCGGGAATCCTTATTTCTCGACGGACACGGCTGCGGCGCTGCGAGCAATGGAGGTCCAGGCGCAGGCCTTGTTCAAGGCGACCAAGGTCGAGGGCATCTACGACCGTGATCCCCGCCGCCACGAGGACGCTCAGATGTTCACCCGGCTGACCTACGACCGCTTCCTGGTCGACAAGATCGGGGTGATGGACTCCACGGCAGTGACCTTGTGTCGCGAAAACCGACTTCCCATTCGTGTTTTCAAGCTGACCACGCGAGGCAATATCCTGCGGGTATGCCGCGGCGAGGACATCGGCACCGTCGTGGAGGAGGAAGCCTAG
- a CDS encoding acyl-CoA carboxylase subunit beta: MADTTTTADLLSRLDEMNRRAMEGGGATRIAKQHEAGKLSARERIELLLDPGSFVELDRFVVHRCTDFDMAQNKIPGDGVVTGWGLIDGRKVMVFAQDFTVIGGSLSNAYAQKICKVMELAMKIGAPIIGLNDSGGARIQEGVESLAGYADIFLRNTLASGVVPQLSAIMGPCAGGAVYSPAITDFILMVEESSYMFITGPEVIKTVTNEDVTKEALGGASTHATKSGVCHLTAPDDRAALATVRELLSFLPSNNTEDPPRRPVSDPVDREVTNLDAMIPADSSKPYDMKQVIRTVVDDGHLFEVQGRHAQNIVVGFARIGGAPIGIVANQPSVLAGCLDIKASIKAARFVRFCDCFNIPLVTFVDVPGFLPGTDQEYGGIITHGAKLLYAFAEATVPKVTVITRKAYGGAYDVMASKHIRADYNLAFPTAEIAVMGPEGAVNIVYRKEIQQASDPAAARAQFVAEYKAKFANPYKAAELGFIDEVIYPRTLRIRLARALEMLRDKRQKNPPRKHGNIPL, encoded by the coding sequence ATGGCCGACACCACCACGACCGCCGACTTGCTCTCTCGCCTGGATGAGATGAACCGCCGCGCCATGGAGGGTGGTGGGGCAACGCGCATCGCGAAGCAGCACGAGGCTGGCAAGCTGTCCGCACGTGAGCGCATCGAGCTGCTCCTCGATCCAGGCTCCTTCGTCGAACTCGACCGCTTCGTCGTCCATCGGTGCACCGACTTCGACATGGCCCAGAACAAGATCCCCGGCGACGGTGTCGTCACGGGCTGGGGCCTGATCGATGGCCGCAAGGTCATGGTGTTCGCCCAGGATTTCACCGTGATCGGCGGCTCGCTCTCGAACGCCTATGCCCAGAAGATCTGCAAGGTCATGGAGCTGGCGATGAAGATCGGAGCCCCCATCATCGGGCTCAACGACTCCGGAGGCGCCAGGATCCAGGAGGGCGTGGAGTCTCTCGCGGGCTACGCCGACATCTTCCTGCGGAACACGCTCGCGAGCGGCGTCGTCCCGCAGCTGAGCGCCATCATGGGCCCCTGCGCCGGCGGTGCGGTCTACTCCCCTGCGATCACCGACTTCATCCTCATGGTCGAGGAGAGCAGCTACATGTTCATCACCGGCCCGGAGGTGATCAAGACCGTCACCAACGAGGACGTCACGAAGGAGGCCCTCGGCGGGGCCTCGACGCATGCCACGAAGAGCGGCGTGTGTCATCTCACCGCACCGGATGACCGCGCGGCCCTCGCGACCGTGCGGGAGCTCCTCTCTTTCCTGCCGTCGAACAACACCGAGGATCCCCCCCGGCGACCCGTATCCGACCCCGTCGACCGCGAGGTGACGAACCTCGACGCGATGATCCCTGCCGACTCGTCGAAGCCTTACGACATGAAGCAGGTCATCCGTACCGTGGTCGACGACGGCCACCTGTTCGAAGTGCAAGGCCGGCACGCGCAGAACATCGTCGTCGGGTTCGCGCGCATCGGCGGCGCCCCCATCGGAATCGTCGCCAACCAGCCCAGCGTTCTCGCGGGCTGCCTGGACATCAAGGCCAGCATCAAGGCAGCCCGCTTCGTTCGCTTCTGCGATTGTTTCAATATTCCGCTCGTGACCTTCGTCGACGTTCCCGGGTTCTTGCCGGGGACCGACCAGGAGTACGGTGGCATCATCACCCACGGTGCGAAACTGCTCTATGCGTTCGCCGAGGCCACGGTCCCCAAGGTGACGGTCATCACCCGCAAAGCGTACGGAGGTGCCTATGACGTCATGGCCTCCAAGCACATCCGCGCCGATTACAATCTCGCGTTTCCGACGGCCGAGATCGCGGTGATGGGTCCTGAAGGCGCGGTGAACATCGTCTACCGCAAAGAGATTCAGCAGGCGTCGGACCCGGCGGCCGCGCGAGCGCAGTTCGTTGCGGAGTACAAGGCCAAGTTCGCAAACCCTTACAAAGCCGCCGAGCTCGGGTTCATCGACGAGGTGATTTACCCCCGCACGCTCCGCATTCGGCTCGCTCGCGCCCTGGAGATGCTCCGGGACAAGCGCCAGAAGAAC
- a CDS encoding KamA family radical SAM protein → METAETEGLLAASKLVRAADTAPDVPGIAPNGSPRRSKRPAGPRDWTWQLRHAVTTAEGLAKTLSLTPDELAGARRAEEAGLPIRVTPYYLQLCDRDDPTCPIRLQCVPRLDESAVVEGDLADPLGEEAHEVAPHLVQRYPDRALLLATDRCAVYCRFCTRSRMVGDGGGSVSLDKLDPAFTYLAAHPEVRDVILSGGDPLSMSTDRLVRVIARLREIESIETIRLATRTPVTLPQRITGELVRALKPHHPLWVMTHFNHPKELTPEAERACRRLVDHGFPVMNQTVLLRGINDDAATLETLFRGLVRWRVRPYYLLQMDPVRGTSHLRTALARGIQIMERLQGHLTGIALPKFIVDTPGGMGKIPMGPSYVVSHRPGVTRVRTHRGVEVDYVDPPDASASVPASTSI, encoded by the coding sequence ATGGAAACGGCGGAAACTGAAGGTCTGCTGGCCGCCAGCAAGCTCGTTCGAGCCGCGGACACAGCACCCGATGTACCTGGCATTGCGCCGAATGGCAGCCCTCGTCGCTCGAAGCGGCCGGCGGGGCCCCGGGACTGGACCTGGCAGCTTCGACATGCCGTCACGACCGCAGAGGGGCTCGCGAAGACGCTTTCTCTGACGCCCGACGAGCTCGCCGGAGCTCGACGCGCCGAGGAAGCAGGTCTGCCGATCCGGGTGACTCCCTACTATCTGCAGCTCTGCGATCGTGACGATCCGACCTGTCCGATCCGCCTCCAGTGTGTTCCTCGTCTCGACGAGAGCGCGGTCGTCGAGGGAGATCTCGCAGACCCGCTGGGAGAGGAGGCCCACGAGGTCGCTCCGCATCTCGTGCAGCGTTATCCGGACCGGGCACTGCTGCTGGCCACCGATCGGTGCGCCGTTTACTGCCGCTTCTGCACCCGCTCACGGATGGTGGGCGATGGCGGTGGGAGCGTCTCCCTCGACAAGCTGGACCCGGCGTTCACCTACCTCGCCGCCCATCCGGAGGTGCGTGACGTCATCCTGAGCGGAGGAGATCCGCTCTCCATGTCCACGGACCGGCTAGTGCGGGTCATCGCCCGCCTCCGTGAGATCGAGTCCATCGAGACGATCCGCCTGGCAACACGGACTCCCGTGACGCTCCCGCAGCGCATCACGGGAGAGCTGGTGCGGGCGTTGAAACCCCACCATCCGCTCTGGGTGATGACGCACTTCAACCACCCCAAGGAGCTGACACCGGAGGCCGAGAGAGCGTGCCGACGGCTCGTGGATCACGGGTTCCCGGTGATGAACCAGACGGTGCTGCTGCGCGGCATCAACGACGACGCAGCGACGTTGGAAACCCTCTTCCGAGGGCTGGTGCGCTGGCGGGTTCGGCCCTATTACCTGCTCCAGATGGATCCGGTGCGGGGGACTTCGCACCTTCGAACTGCGCTCGCTCGGGGCATCCAGATCATGGAGCGGCTCCAGGGGCACCTGACCGGCATCGCGTTGCCGAAGTTCATCGTCGATACGCCGGGAGGCATGGGAAAGATCCCGATGGGGCCGAGCTATGTCGTCTCGCACAGGCCAGGGGTGACACGAGTTCGCACCCACCGAGGCGTCGAGGTCGACTACGTCGATCCACCGGACGCATCGGCGTCGGTCCCAGCCAGCACGTCAATCTAG